In Phaeobacter gallaeciensis DSM 26640, a genomic segment contains:
- the ppk2 gene encoding polyphosphate kinase 2 encodes MTSDHDPDSFDWLDAELQDTLDEDFEIEFAEPMLSMELRKIYRSQHPEMLDRKVYFSNLLRLQAELIKVQDWVQHTGAKVCILFEGRDSAGKGGVIKRITQRLNPRVARVVALPAPSRREQSQWYFQRYVPYLPAAGEIVLFDRSWYNRAGVERVMGFASDDQVEQFFQDVPEFERMLVRSGIILLKYWFSITDEEQQLRFLMRIHDPMKQWKLSAMDLESRIRWEQYTKAKEDMFERTNIPEAPWYIVEGNDKKRERLNCIEHLLTKIPYCDVPSERVSLPDREYKPDYERRVLPDDLYVPKIY; translated from the coding sequence GTGACCAGCGACCATGACCCTGATTCCTTTGACTGGCTGGACGCCGAACTTCAGGACACGCTGGACGAGGATTTCGAGATCGAATTCGCCGAGCCGATGTTGTCGATGGAATTGCGCAAGATCTATCGCTCGCAGCATCCTGAGATGCTGGATCGCAAGGTCTATTTTAGCAATCTTCTGCGGTTGCAGGCTGAGCTGATCAAAGTTCAGGATTGGGTCCAGCACACCGGGGCCAAGGTCTGTATCCTGTTTGAGGGGCGCGACAGTGCCGGCAAGGGCGGGGTGATCAAGCGGATTACCCAACGTCTGAACCCGCGTGTGGCGCGTGTGGTTGCACTGCCGGCTCCCAGTCGCCGTGAGCAGAGTCAGTGGTATTTTCAGCGTTATGTGCCCTACCTGCCGGCCGCAGGTGAAATCGTGCTGTTCGACCGCTCCTGGTATAATCGGGCCGGGGTGGAGCGGGTGATGGGCTTTGCCAGCGATGATCAGGTCGAGCAGTTTTTTCAGGACGTCCCCGAATTCGAGCGGATGTTGGTGCGGTCGGGCATTATCCTGCTGAAATATTGGTTTTCCATCACCGATGAGGAGCAGCAGCTGCGGTTTCTCATGCGGATCCACGACCCGATGAAGCAGTGGAAGCTATCGGCAATGGATCTGGAGAGTCGCATCCGCTGGGAGCAGTATACCAAGGCCAAGGAAGATATGTTCGAGCGCACCAATATTCCCGAAGCGCCCTGGTATATTGTGGAAGGGAACGACAAGAAGCGTGAGCGGTTGAACTGTATCGAGCACCTTCTGACCAAGATCCCCTATTGCGATGTGCCAAGTGAACGCGTGTCGCTGCCGGATCGCGAATATAAGCCCGACTACGAGCGCAGGGTGCTGCCGGATGATCTCTATGTGCCCAAGATTTACTGA
- the rpsU gene encoding 30S ribosomal protein S21, with amino-acid sequence MQVSVRDNNVDQALRALKKKLQREGVFREMKLKQHFEKPSEKKAREKAEAIRRARKLARKKAQREGLL; translated from the coding sequence ATGCAGGTTAGTGTTCGCGACAACAACGTCGATCAGGCGCTCCGTGCCCTGAAGAAAAAGCTGCAGCGTGAAGGCGTCTTCCGTGAAATGAAGCTCAAGCAACATTTCGAGAAGCCGTCCGAGAAAAAAGCGCGCGAGAAAGCTGAAGCGATTCGCCGTGCCCGTAAACTGGCACGTAAGAAAGCACAGCGCGAAGGCCTCCTCTGA